A portion of the Eubacterium maltosivorans genome contains these proteins:
- the hisG gene encoding ATP phosphoribosyltransferase: protein MQIRLALAKGRVARKAIELLQKIGYIFEDYDEKSRKLIFQDTTGAIEFFLVKSPDVPTYVEKGAADIGIVGRDVLMEHPANVYELLNLDIGQCKMCVAGFKDSKPQFGKKLVVGTKYPAIAKNYFNSKDEPVDLIKINGSVELAPLLGLSDCIVDIVESGSTLRENGLVVLEEICDISSRLIVNKVSLKTKGAMIDPIIERFETNLSIN, encoded by the coding sequence ATGCAGATACGTTTAGCTTTAGCCAAGGGCCGCGTGGCCAGAAAAGCCATCGAGCTCTTACAGAAAATTGGATATATTTTTGAAGATTATGACGAGAAAAGCCGGAAGCTTATCTTTCAGGATACCACTGGCGCCATTGAGTTTTTCCTCGTAAAATCTCCCGATGTTCCCACCTACGTGGAAAAAGGGGCGGCGGATATTGGTATTGTCGGCCGGGATGTTTTAATGGAGCACCCTGCCAATGTTTATGAGCTTTTAAATCTGGATATTGGCCAGTGCAAAATGTGCGTTGCTGGCTTTAAGGATTCCAAGCCCCAGTTTGGAAAAAAACTGGTGGTGGGGACAAAATACCCGGCCATTGCCAAAAATTATTTTAACAGCAAAGACGAGCCAGTTGACCTGATCAAGATCAATGGTTCAGTGGAGCTGGCCCCTCTTTTAGGGCTGTCAGACTGCATTGTCGATATCGTGGAAAGCGGCAGCACTCTGCGCGAAAACGGTCTGGTAGTGCTGGAAGAAATCTGCGACATCAGTTCACGGCTCATTGTCAATAAGGTCAGCCTTAAAACCAAGGGCGCCATGATTGACCCGATTATTGAAAGGTTTGAAACCAACCTTTCGATCAATTAA
- the hisD gene encoding histidinol dehydrogenase, whose amino-acid sequence MKTYTYNESINNLDTLLKRDEGENQEIRSRVLEIIDTVKSQGDAALIDYTEKFDGCRLEALRVTDTEIQEAFELVGPEMAAIIEEAAGNIRAFHEKQKEETWMYNPSPGITLGQHITPLERVGLYVPGGKAAYPSTVLMDSIPAIVAGVDSLVMVTPPGKDGKINPNILAAARIAGVHEIYKVGGAQAIAALAYGTESILPVNKIVGPGNIYVATAKKEVFGKVAIDMIAGPSEVLILADETANPVYAAADLLSQAEHDEMAMPILVTTDADFGERVIAEVYRQIEADLGRKEIARKSVDNYGFVFLAENLDQAFELSNAIAPEHMEILLPEPMQYLERVRNAGAIFLGSYTPEPLGDYFAGPNHTLPTSGTAKFSSPLGVYDFMKKSSILSYSENALEKVYKKIAAFARSEGLDAHAKSVERRYEDK is encoded by the coding sequence ATGAAAACTTACACATATAATGAAAGCATTAACAATCTCGATACGCTTCTCAAGCGTGACGAGGGTGAGAACCAGGAAATCCGAAGCCGGGTTCTGGAAATCATTGATACCGTCAAATCCCAGGGCGACGCGGCACTCATAGACTACACTGAAAAATTTGACGGCTGCCGCCTGGAAGCCCTGCGTGTTACCGACACCGAAATTCAGGAAGCTTTTGAGCTGGTAGGACCGGAAATGGCCGCTATTATTGAAGAAGCGGCAGGAAATATCCGCGCTTTTCATGAAAAGCAAAAGGAAGAAACCTGGATGTATAATCCCAGTCCAGGCATTACCCTCGGGCAGCACATCACTCCGCTGGAGAGGGTCGGCCTCTATGTGCCCGGCGGTAAAGCTGCGTATCCCTCCACGGTGCTGATGGACAGCATCCCGGCCATTGTCGCCGGTGTCGATTCCCTGGTCATGGTAACCCCTCCGGGAAAAGACGGAAAAATCAACCCGAATATTCTGGCCGCCGCCAGAATTGCCGGCGTTCATGAAATTTACAAAGTAGGCGGTGCACAGGCCATCGCCGCATTAGCTTACGGAACCGAAAGTATTCTGCCCGTAAATAAAATTGTAGGCCCTGGAAATATCTATGTGGCTACTGCCAAAAAAGAAGTTTTTGGCAAAGTTGCCATCGACATGATCGCAGGCCCCAGCGAGGTATTGATTCTGGCTGATGAAACGGCCAATCCTGTTTACGCTGCTGCTGACCTGCTCTCACAGGCTGAGCATGATGAAATGGCCATGCCTATTCTGGTCACCACCGACGCCGATTTTGGCGAAAGGGTCATCGCTGAGGTTTACCGCCAGATTGAGGCTGACCTGGGACGTAAAGAGATCGCCCGAAAATCAGTGGACAACTACGGTTTTGTCTTTTTGGCAGAAAACTTAGACCAGGCCTTTGAGCTCTCCAACGCCATCGCACCTGAACATATGGAAATTCTCTTGCCTGAGCCAATGCAGTACCTGGAACGTGTCCGCAACGCCGGCGCTATTTTCCTCGGGAGCTACACCCCTGAGCCGCTGGGCGATTATTTCGCAGGGCCAAATCACACCCTGCCAACCTCCGGCACCGCTAAATTTTCCTCGCCCCTTGGCGTTTATGACTTTATGAAAAAATCCAGCATTCTCTCCTATTCCGAGAATGCTCTGGAAAAGGTTTATAAAAAGATCGCTGCTTTTGCCCGCTCCGAAGGGCTTGACGCCCACGCGAAATCCGTGGAGCGCCGCTATGAAGACAAGTAA
- the hisC gene encoding histidinol-phosphate transaminase has translation MKNFARKCVKDLEAYKVEAPQYDIILNANENPWDFPEALKKELCDEIMKTPLNRYPEACFPELLGELSDYTGVPADQIICGSGSDELIAMINQSFMNPGDTAVTHTPSFAMYQIWTAIADGQFVGVTDKDGHIPDVEGIISAAKENDAKLIYLCNPNNPTGYLFPRYDIVQILEETNALVILDEAYMEFKGSTHVDLIENYPNLLVLRTLSKAFGMAGIRCGYCLGSKTLIDVMYKVKSPYNLNVLTQKAAVIALKNREKLLDRLKTLNAERHKMYKALRDMPLDSLYPTASNFIYFETSKGEAIYEAMKKNGILIKFFKGNEAMPASIRLSIGTPEENRKVLEILKKVL, from the coding sequence ATGAAAAACTTTGCGCGTAAATGTGTTAAAGATCTTGAAGCCTACAAGGTCGAAGCCCCGCAGTATGATATTATCCTCAATGCCAACGAAAACCCCTGGGATTTTCCTGAAGCGCTGAAAAAGGAGCTCTGCGATGAGATTATGAAGACACCGCTGAACCGCTACCCAGAAGCCTGCTTCCCAGAGCTTCTGGGTGAACTCTCAGACTATACTGGTGTACCGGCTGACCAGATCATCTGCGGCTCTGGCTCAGACGAGCTTATCGCCATGATCAACCAGTCCTTTATGAATCCCGGCGATACGGCCGTCACACACACGCCCTCCTTTGCCATGTATCAGATCTGGACAGCCATTGCCGATGGCCAGTTTGTGGGCGTAACCGATAAAGACGGACATATCCCAGACGTGGAGGGCATTATTTCCGCCGCCAAAGAAAATGACGCCAAGCTCATCTACCTCTGTAATCCCAACAACCCCACCGGCTACCTGTTCCCGCGCTACGACATTGTCCAGATACTTGAAGAAACTAATGCTCTGGTCATTCTGGATGAGGCTTATATGGAATTTAAGGGCAGCACCCATGTGGATCTCATCGAAAATTATCCAAACCTTCTGGTTTTAAGAACACTTTCCAAGGCCTTTGGTATGGCAGGCATCCGTTGTGGCTACTGTCTTGGCAGCAAAACGCTTATCGATGTGATGTATAAGGTCAAATCGCCTTACAATCTCAACGTGCTCACACAAAAGGCAGCCGTCATCGCCCTTAAAAATCGCGAAAAGCTTCTCGACCGTCTGAAAACACTGAATGCTGAGCGCCATAAAATGTACAAGGCACTGCGTGATATGCCGCTGGATTCACTTTACCCTACTGCCTCTAACTTCATTTACTTTGAAACCAGTAAAGGCGAGGCAATCTATGAAGCCATGAAAAAAAATGGCATCCTCATCAAATTTTTTAAAGGAAACGAAGCGATGCCTGCCAGTATCCGGCTGTCTATCGGCACCCCTGAAGAAAATCGGAAAGTACTTGAAATATTGAAAAAGGTATTATAA
- the hisB gene encoding imidazoleglycerol-phosphate dehydratase HisB, producing the protein MERKITLTRKTFETDIELTLNLDGTGQCAVSTGVGFFDHMMTLFTKHGRFDLTLKAKGDAVDNHHVLEDIGILLGKAFAEALGDKAGITRYAFQFTPMDEALCRICIDISGRSYLVYDVPLTREYIGEFETEMLEEFFIAFANNSKMTIHVASLYGRNNHHIVEGIFKCFGRTLKQAVTIDPNVKGVPSTKGVLE; encoded by the coding sequence ATGGAAAGAAAAATCACACTAACAAGAAAAACCTTTGAAACCGACATTGAACTGACCCTGAACCTCGACGGTACCGGCCAGTGTGCTGTCTCCACAGGCGTTGGCTTTTTTGATCACATGATGACCCTGTTCACCAAGCACGGCCGCTTTGATCTGACTCTGAAGGCAAAGGGAGACGCCGTAGATAACCACCATGTGCTGGAGGATATCGGTATTCTTCTCGGAAAAGCCTTTGCCGAAGCCCTCGGTGATAAAGCCGGTATCACCCGCTACGCTTTTCAGTTTACCCCCATGGATGAGGCCCTGTGCCGTATCTGTATTGACATCAGCGGGCGGTCTTATCTGGTTTATGACGTCCCGCTGACACGAGAGTACATCGGCGAATTTGAAACCGAGATGCTGGAAGAATTTTTTATCGCGTTTGCAAACAACAGCAAAATGACGATCCATGTGGCTTCGCTTTACGGCCGTAACAACCACCACATTGTGGAAGGAATTTTCAAATGCTTTGGCCGTACTCTGAAACAGGCGGTCACCATTGACCCCAACGTTAAGGGCGTGCCGAGCACAAAAGGAGTTTTGGAATGA
- the hisH gene encoding imidazole glycerol phosphate synthase subunit HisH, giving the protein MIAIIDYDVGNLKNVYTALKDVGLEGVITRDPRVVDNAEAIILPGVGAFSDAMDHLRQFDLIDCLNKNVQSGKTLMGICLGMQVLFDKSYEDGEWTGLGYIPGEIVKFDAPGLKIPHMGWNNLIINRDDPLVKGIGGEDFVYFVHSYYAQPKNFDDVVAYADYSVKVPGIVRKENVIGMQFHPEKSSKVGTQLLMNFKENLK; this is encoded by the coding sequence ATGATCGCAATCATTGATTATGACGTAGGCAATTTAAAAAATGTCTACACCGCGTTAAAGGATGTGGGGCTGGAAGGCGTGATCACCCGTGACCCAAGGGTCGTGGATAACGCCGAGGCCATTATCCTTCCAGGGGTCGGCGCTTTCAGCGACGCCATGGATCACCTCAGACAGTTCGACCTCATCGACTGTCTGAACAAAAATGTGCAGTCCGGCAAAACCCTCATGGGTATCTGCCTGGGCATGCAGGTTCTGTTTGATAAAAGCTACGAGGACGGCGAGTGGACAGGTCTCGGCTATATTCCCGGAGAGATCGTCAAGTTTGACGCGCCGGGGCTCAAAATTCCGCACATGGGCTGGAACAATCTCATCATCAACCGCGATGATCCCCTGGTCAAGGGTATCGGCGGCGAGGATTTCGTCTACTTTGTCCATTCCTATTACGCACAGCCAAAAAATTTTGACGATGTCGTCGCCTATGCCGATTACTCTGTTAAGGTACCAGGCATTGTCCGGAAAGAGAACGTCATCGGCATGCAGTTCCACCCTGAAAAAAGCTCAAAGGTCGGAACCCAACTACTCATGAATTTTAAGGAGAATCTCAAATGA
- the hisA gene encoding 1-(5-phosphoribosyl)-5-[(5-phosphoribosylamino)methylideneamino]imidazole-4-carboxamide isomerase, whose amino-acid sequence MIIFPAIDIKNGKCVRLKQGVKDDETIYFDNPVEVAKRWESEGAEYLHLVDLDGAFDGKPQNLEVVKNIVKALDIPVELGGGIRDEEIAKMYVDIGVSRIIIGTQAVKDLGFIEKLLALYDEKVCVSIDAKDGIVCTEGWVESSNIEALELAARLERLGLSTLVYTDISKDGMMSGPNFDMLNVLNLHLNMDIIASGGIASAGHLKKLEEMNLYGAITGKALYEGTIDLAAYLKGEC is encoded by the coding sequence ATGATTATATTCCCCGCCATAGATATTAAAAACGGAAAATGTGTCCGCCTGAAGCAGGGTGTTAAGGACGATGAAACCATTTATTTCGACAACCCTGTGGAGGTCGCCAAACGCTGGGAATCCGAAGGCGCCGAATACCTTCATCTGGTAGACCTTGACGGCGCCTTTGACGGAAAGCCCCAGAATTTGGAGGTCGTCAAAAACATCGTCAAGGCACTTGATATCCCGGTCGAACTCGGCGGCGGTATCCGCGATGAAGAAATTGCAAAAATGTATGTGGATATCGGTGTCAGCCGCATTATCATCGGGACACAGGCTGTGAAGGATCTTGGCTTTATCGAAAAGCTTCTGGCTTTGTATGACGAGAAGGTCTGCGTTTCCATTGACGCCAAGGATGGTATTGTCTGTACAGAGGGCTGGGTAGAAAGCAGCAATATTGAAGCGCTGGAGCTTGCCGCCAGACTGGAGCGTCTGGGCCTGTCCACCCTGGTTTACACCGATATCTCCAAGGACGGCATGATGAGCGGCCCCAACTTCGACATGCTAAATGTTCTCAACCTGCATCTGAACATGGATATCATCGCCTCCGGCGGCATCGCCTCTGCCGGGCATCTCAAAAAACTGGAGGAAATGAACCTTTACGGCGCCATTACCGGCAAAGCCCTGTATGAGGGCACCATCGACCTGGCCGCTTATCTAAAAGGAGAATGCTGA
- the hisF gene encoding imidazole glycerol phosphate synthase subunit HisF, which yields MLTKRIIPCLDVDHGRVVKGKKFKDIQDVADPVELGRYYSEQGADELVFYDITASYEERDIFINIVEKVAEAIRIPFTIGGGISRVEDFRKVLMAGADKVSVNSSAVKNPQLIRDAALKFGNQCVVLSIDAKRNGSGSWDVYVKGGRENTGIDAIEWAKRGQELGAGEICINSIDTDGVKRGYDLELNRKLSEILTIPVIASGGAGEKSHFSEVLEAGADAALAASVFHYKEIPIPELKAYLAGEGIAVRK from the coding sequence ATGCTGACCAAACGTATTATCCCCTGCCTGGACGTGGACCACGGACGGGTAGTCAAGGGAAAGAAATTTAAGGATATACAGGACGTAGCCGACCCGGTAGAGCTGGGGCGCTATTACTCTGAGCAGGGCGCAGACGAGCTCGTTTTCTACGATATTACTGCCTCCTACGAGGAGCGGGATATCTTTATCAATATTGTGGAAAAGGTGGCTGAGGCTATCCGCATCCCTTTTACCATCGGCGGCGGCATCAGCCGGGTGGAGGATTTCCGTAAGGTGCTTATGGCCGGGGCGGACAAGGTCTCTGTCAATTCCTCGGCGGTTAAGAATCCCCAGCTGATCCGTGACGCGGCCCTCAAGTTCGGCAACCAGTGCGTGGTGCTCTCCATCGACGCCAAGCGCAACGGCAGCGGCTCCTGGGATGTCTATGTAAAAGGCGGCCGTGAAAACACCGGCATCGACGCCATCGAATGGGCTAAACGCGGCCAGGAGCTGGGCGCAGGCGAAATTTGTATCAACTCCATTGACACCGACGGTGTTAAGCGGGGCTATGACCTTGAGCTCAACCGCAAGCTGTCTGAAATTCTGACGATTCCCGTCATTGCCTCCGGCGGAGCGGGTGAAAAGTCTCACTTTTCAGAGGTCCTGGAGGCCGGGGCCGACGCCGCCTTGGCCGCATCGGTTTTCCATTATAAAGAGATACCTATTCCTGAGCTAAAGGCTTATCTGGCCGGCGAGGGCATCGCGGTAAGAAAATAA
- the hisIE gene encoding bifunctional phosphoribosyl-AMP cyclohydrolase/phosphoribosyl-ATP diphosphatase HisIE, with the protein MNNAIELKFNHHGLIPAVLQDYYTRQVLMVAYMNKEALDKTLETGKATFWSRSRKELWTKGETSGNYQEVVAIDYDCDADTLLVQVLPKGPACHTGETSCFYRNLYTNEEKATGNMDIIHKLADQVQDRRENPVEGSYTNYLFREGVDKICKKIGEESAETIIAAKNDSKEELTYEASDLLYHLTVLLNNQGVTFDDLFVELTKRHK; encoded by the coding sequence ATGAACAATGCTATCGAACTGAAATTTAACCACCATGGTCTGATTCCGGCAGTCCTTCAGGACTATTACACTCGTCAGGTACTCATGGTGGCTTACATGAATAAAGAAGCTCTAGACAAGACTCTGGAAACCGGCAAGGCCACTTTCTGGAGCCGCAGCCGCAAAGAGCTGTGGACAAAAGGCGAGACCTCCGGCAACTACCAGGAGGTCGTAGCTATCGACTATGACTGCGACGCCGACACACTGCTGGTACAGGTACTTCCAAAAGGCCCTGCCTGCCACACAGGCGAGACTTCCTGTTTCTATCGTAACCTATACACCAATGAAGAAAAAGCTACAGGAAATATGGATATTATTCATAAGCTGGCCGACCAGGTACAGGATCGCCGGGAAAACCCAGTGGAAGGCTCATACACCAACTACCTCTTCCGGGAAGGCGTTGACAAAATCTGTAAAAAGATCGGTGAAGAATCCGCAGAAACCATCATCGCCGCCAAAAACGATTCAAAGGAAGAACTCACCTACGAGGCCTCCGATTTACTTTACCACCTGACTGTGCTCTTAAACAACCAGGGTGTGACCTTTGACGATTTGTTTGTAGAATTGACTAAACGGCATAAATAA
- a CDS encoding MATE family efflux transporter — MDLLKGNLKKIYFKYLFASFGSALIVSVYSLVDCVMVGQYEGPNGVAALATVAPVWNIIYSLGLLFGIGGSVLMSAAKGAGDERRGNSFYTMAFIGVTAAALFSWLGIIFFQDALLRLFGADDLLLGLAGKYLFWIKFVAPLFVFGQFLAAFIRNDNAPATATMAVMAGGVFNIIGDYIFVFVCDMGISGAGLATALGQVLSIFILCSHFLSKKCRLRFERPVGFGHMTRQIVITGFSTFFIDIAMGILSMMFNNQIMRYSGSSALAVYGVIINVNTLVQACAYGVGQAAQPIISMNYGAGMEDRIRKTLRFSLITVAVLSVLWTALTMSLPEPLIRLFMSPTPEVLSIAPDIMRKYFISFLLLTYNIYSTYYFQAIMKPKASLAVSVLRGMVVSGLLIYTLPVLFGAEALWFAMPITELVIAVMVAVLMRRYNKSLEALS; from the coding sequence ATGGATTTACTAAAAGGAAATCTGAAAAAGATATACTTTAAATACCTGTTCGCGTCCTTTGGCAGCGCGCTGATCGTATCGGTTTACTCATTGGTGGACTGCGTAATGGTAGGGCAGTATGAGGGGCCAAACGGCGTGGCAGCACTGGCGACAGTGGCGCCTGTCTGGAATATTATTTATAGTCTGGGTCTGTTGTTTGGTATCGGCGGTTCAGTTTTGATGAGCGCGGCAAAGGGCGCGGGAGATGAGCGCCGGGGAAACAGCTTTTATACAATGGCTTTCATCGGTGTTACCGCCGCTGCCCTTTTTTCCTGGCTGGGTATTATTTTCTTTCAGGATGCACTGCTGCGCCTGTTCGGTGCGGATGATCTGCTCCTTGGGCTGGCAGGCAAATATCTTTTCTGGATAAAATTTGTGGCGCCCCTGTTTGTGTTCGGGCAGTTTTTGGCCGCCTTTATACGAAATGACAATGCGCCAGCAACGGCGACGATGGCTGTTATGGCCGGAGGTGTTTTTAATATTATCGGCGATTATATTTTTGTTTTTGTATGTGACATGGGGATCAGCGGCGCAGGTCTGGCGACAGCTCTGGGACAGGTGCTGTCAATCTTTATTTTATGCAGCCACTTTCTAAGCAAAAAATGCCGTCTCAGATTTGAGAGGCCTGTGGGCTTTGGTCATATGACCCGTCAGATTGTGATCACAGGATTTTCGACTTTTTTTATTGATATTGCCATGGGGATATTATCCATGATGTTCAATAACCAGATTATGAGATATAGCGGCAGCTCCGCACTGGCGGTTTACGGCGTCATTATCAATGTCAACACCCTGGTACAGGCCTGTGCTTACGGTGTGGGGCAGGCAGCTCAGCCCATCATTTCCATGAACTACGGCGCAGGGATGGAAGACCGCATCCGGAAAACACTGCGTTTTAGTCTGATTACAGTCGCTGTGCTGAGTGTTCTGTGGACGGCTCTGACCATGTCCCTGCCAGAGCCGCTTATCCGCCTCTTTATGAGCCCGACGCCAGAGGTGCTGTCCATAGCGCCTGATATCATGCGGAAGTATTTTATTTCCTTCTTGCTGTTAACCTATAATATCTATTCGACCTATTATTTCCAGGCTATCATGAAGCCGAAGGCGTCCCTTGCCGTGTCTGTCTTGCGTGGAATGGTGGTGAGCGGGCTGCTTATTTATACGCTGCCCGTCTTGTTCGGCGCGGAAGCGCTGTGGTTTGCAATGCCCATAACAGAGCTGGTTATCGCTGTTATGGTCGCGGTTTTGATGCGGCGTTATAACAAAAGTCTTGAAGCGTTGTCTTAA